From Solibaculum mannosilyticum:
CCACCCTTGACCATTTCCTACGAGGAAATCGATCGAGGATTAACCATATTAAATGAGGTGTTAAGCGTATGAACCATTTACTCAAATTGCTGGATTTGTCCACCGACGAGATCCTGGAACTCTTAAATCTGGCCGATCAGCTCAAATACGAACAAAAACACGATATGAAACATCCCTATTTGGAAGGTCAAACCCTGGGTATGATTTTCCAGAAATCCTCTACCCGCACCCGGGTTTCCTTTGAAGTTGGCATGAGCCAACTGGGCGGAACCGCCCTGTTTCTGTCCAATCGCGATCTGCAAATCGGCCGCGGGGAACCGGTCCAAGATACTGCTCGTGTGCTCTCCCGGTACCTGGACGGCATCATGATCCGCACCTTCGCCCAGCAAGAGGTGGAAGATCTGGCTACCTACGGCAGTATCCCTATCATCAACGGCCTGACCGATTTCTGTCATCCCTGCCAGGTGCTGGCCGATCTCATGACGGTGCGGGAACATAAAAAACGCCTGGAAGGTCTACAGATGTGCTACATCGGCGACGGCAATAATATGGCCAATTCCCTTATTGTAGGCTGTCTCAAGGCGGGGATGCAGGTGTCCATTGCCACGCCGGATGACTATCGTCCGGACGCCGCCGTATTGGAATTCGCCAAAGGATATGGGGAGAAATTCCGCCTGACCAGCGACGTCAAAAAGGCGGCCGAAGGCGCCGATGTCATCTTCACCGACGTATGGGCTTCCATGGGACAGGAGGAGGAAGCGGAACTCCGTCGGAAAGCCTTTGCCGGATATCAAATCAACGAGGAGCTCCTCAAGGTATGCGCTCCCGACGTCATGGTCCAGCACTGTCTGCCTGCCCACCGCGGGGAGGAAATCTCGGCTGAAACCTTTGAAAAACACGCCGATGAAATCTTTGACGAAGCGGAAAACCGTCTGCATGCGCAAAAGGCTGTTCTGGTCAAACTGATGAAAAAATAATCTCTTCTTTTGGCAGTGATGCGCCTTGTTGCCCTTTGAGGGATGTGCTACAATCAGATCAACAGATGGTTTCTTTCATCATAAGGAGGGGTTGGTATGAATTGTCCCTTTTGCGGCGCCCAGATGCAACAAGGCAATGTGGTTACGGAAAACAGCGTAGGACTCTTCTTCTTGCCCCCGGATCAGTCTCCGGGTTTTTGGCTGGGAGACACATCCAACAGCATTGAGAAAAAAGGCGGTGTCGTGTTGGACGGCCCTTATCATTTCCGCATCAATCACACCGAGCTGCCCGCCTTCCTGTGCGGGACCTGCCGGAAGATCATCTTTGATTACTAAGGGAAGCCTAGTTTTCCCTTTGATGTTTTTTGTTCTTATCCGCAAACGAAATGAATAAAATGAGAAAAAGGCCGAGTGTTCAACTTGGTCTTTTTCTTTGAAATTTTGAAATCGGTTTTCCTCTGCTGAATAAAACAATGGCTTTTGAAACAATTAAG
This genomic window contains:
- the argF gene encoding ornithine carbamoyltransferase, encoding MNHLLKLLDLSTDEILELLNLADQLKYEQKHDMKHPYLEGQTLGMIFQKSSTRTRVSFEVGMSQLGGTALFLSNRDLQIGRGEPVQDTARVLSRYLDGIMIRTFAQQEVEDLATYGSIPIINGLTDFCHPCQVLADLMTVREHKKRLEGLQMCYIGDGNNMANSLIVGCLKAGMQVSIATPDDYRPDAAVLEFAKGYGEKFRLTSDVKKAAEGADVIFTDVWASMGQEEEAELRRKAFAGYQINEELLKVCAPDVMVQHCLPAHRGEEISAETFEKHADEIFDEAENRLHAQKAVLVKLMKK
- a CDS encoding PF20097 family protein, whose product is MNCPFCGAQMQQGNVVTENSVGLFFLPPDQSPGFWLGDTSNSIEKKGGVVLDGPYHFRINHTELPAFLCGTCRKIIFDY